In Kangiella profundi, one DNA window encodes the following:
- a CDS encoding efflux RND transporter periplasmic adaptor subunit, whose protein sequence is MKQTFLKSIRLSKLFEHKRTIALVAIMLPLALLFFYVILRSGPLSPILVTETKVTQASISPALFGIGTVEARYRYKVGPTVPGRVKMLEVDIGEQVSKGQLLGVMDPVDLEQRMQAQQSALMRSKAQLAEAQSRYQFANNQFERYQKLLASDSISEEQFALKEQEFRVAEAGLAAAKQELLRQEAEQEAMKAQQYNLELISPVDGFIVSRGAEPGTTVVAGQPVLEIINPSDIWLNVRFDQIHATGLNTGLKAHIKLRSKSNQELLGEIYRVEPIADVVTEEFLAKITFDDLPEPLPPIGELAEVTIEMEALPANAVIPNAALKRIDGELGVWKIVDGDLEYAPVSIGATGLDGLVEIKSGLSVGDSVVLYSEKALAANSRIKMVEQLAGEAK, encoded by the coding sequence ATGAAGCAGACATTTCTTAAGAGTATTCGGCTTAGTAAGCTATTTGAACACAAGCGCACAATCGCATTGGTAGCAATTATGCTGCCGCTAGCACTGCTATTCTTCTATGTGATTCTGCGCTCAGGTCCCCTTTCTCCGATTTTAGTCACCGAAACGAAAGTGACTCAGGCAAGCATTTCGCCGGCCTTATTCGGCATTGGCACTGTTGAAGCACGCTACCGTTATAAAGTTGGGCCAACGGTGCCAGGAAGAGTAAAAATGCTCGAAGTTGATATTGGTGAACAGGTATCAAAAGGGCAATTACTGGGTGTTATGGACCCGGTGGATTTAGAACAGCGGATGCAAGCCCAGCAATCGGCCTTGATGCGTTCAAAAGCTCAGTTAGCCGAGGCGCAGAGCCGGTATCAATTTGCTAATAATCAGTTTGAGCGATACCAGAAATTGCTGGCAAGTGACTCCATTAGTGAAGAACAGTTTGCGCTAAAAGAGCAAGAATTTCGGGTTGCAGAAGCAGGCCTTGCTGCCGCTAAGCAGGAGTTGTTGCGACAAGAAGCCGAGCAGGAAGCGATGAAGGCGCAGCAATATAATCTGGAACTGATTAGTCCGGTGGATGGATTTATAGTTAGCAGAGGTGCTGAACCTGGCACAACGGTAGTTGCTGGGCAGCCGGTTTTAGAAATCATTAACCCTTCGGATATCTGGTTGAATGTACGCTTTGATCAAATTCACGCAACAGGACTGAATACAGGGTTAAAAGCTCATATCAAGTTGCGCTCCAAATCCAATCAGGAATTGCTCGGTGAAATTTATCGAGTTGAACCTATTGCTGATGTTGTAACGGAAGAGTTCTTGGCCAAGATAACTTTTGACGATTTACCTGAACCATTGCCCCCAATCGGAGAGTTGGCGGAAGTAACCATTGAGATGGAGGCATTGCCTGCCAATGCAGTGATACCTAATGCGGCATTAAAACGAATTGATGGTGAGCTGGGTGTCTGGAAGATTGTTGATGGTGATCTTGAGTATGCTCCTGTTTCTATTGGAGCCACAGGTTTAGACGGCCTGGTGGAGATTAAAAGCGGACTGTCGGTGGGTGATTCTGTGGTGCTTTATAGCGAAAAAGCGCTGGCTGCCAATAGCCGTATCAAAATGGTCGAACAACTGGCTGGTGAAGCAAAATGA
- a CDS encoding ABC transporter ATP-binding protein, whose translation MSGKGIRIEGLRKRYGSGDTAVDALKEVDMVVAPGEVVGLIGPSGSGKSTLLKCLGAVIEPSAGTMILGDEVIYDDEWKVRDIRALRRDKIGFVFQAPYLIPFLDVTDNVALPPMLAGVANKQARSSALALLEALDVQHRAKAMPSQLSGGEQQRVAIARGLVNRPPVILADEPTAPLDSERALAVIKILNDMAKKFETAIIVVTHDEKIIPTFKRIYHIRDGVTYEEKGEGRAFDI comes from the coding sequence ATGAGCGGTAAAGGTATTCGTATCGAAGGATTAAGAAAGCGATATGGTTCGGGAGACACGGCTGTTGATGCGCTAAAAGAGGTCGACATGGTCGTTGCGCCTGGCGAGGTGGTTGGATTAATTGGTCCATCCGGTTCAGGAAAAAGCACCTTGCTTAAATGTTTGGGAGCCGTGATTGAGCCTTCGGCAGGAACAATGATTCTGGGCGATGAAGTCATTTACGATGACGAATGGAAAGTGAGAGATATTCGAGCTTTGCGACGAGACAAAATCGGCTTTGTTTTTCAGGCACCGTATCTGATTCCTTTTCTGGATGTGACCGATAACGTCGCACTGCCACCAATGTTGGCAGGAGTGGCAAATAAGCAAGCTCGAAGTAGTGCTTTAGCATTGTTAGAAGCACTTGATGTTCAACATAGAGCGAAGGCCATGCCCTCACAACTATCCGGTGGCGAGCAACAAAGGGTTGCCATAGCCAGAGGTCTAGTTAATCGGCCCCCTGTAATTTTGGCGGATGAACCAACAGCACCGCTGGACAGTGAGCGAGCATTGGCTGTGATAAAAATTCTGAATGACATGGCAAAGAAATTTGAAACAGCCATTATTGTTGTAACCCATGATGAAAAAATCATTCCAACTTTTAAACGAATCTATCACATTCGTGATGGAGTA
- a CDS encoding ABC transporter permease, producing the protein MISLAGRDILHSWGKFVFTGFGLGLLIGVTLIMAGVYRGMVDDAKVLLDNSGADLWVVQKNTLGPYAESSSIYDDEWRGIQSMPGVARTANVTYLTMQVRHGDRDVRSMISGIAAGQPGQPGWPPYLIDGRQITRGHYEAVADIATGFKVGDTLQIRRNQYKVVGLTRRMVSSNGDPMVFIPLKDAQEAQFLKDNDAILEQRRRNAQNPEFSQPGTPGLLEALNKSQTNNPYVNSVLVQVKNGYSPEEVAQAIERWKRLTVYTREDMEGILIGKMIATSSKQIGMFLAILAVVSAAIVAFIIYTLTLGKIREIAVLKLIGTRNRTIAGMILQQAIALGVIGFVVGKISATFGAPAFPKYVLLEPMDSAAGFVAVVIICILSSIIAIRAALKVDPAEAVGG; encoded by the coding sequence ATGATCAGTCTGGCTGGTCGTGACATTCTGCATTCCTGGGGCAAGTTTGTGTTCACAGGCTTTGGTCTTGGTCTGTTAATAGGGGTGACTCTAATTATGGCAGGCGTATATCGCGGCATGGTCGATGATGCCAAAGTATTGCTGGATAACAGTGGCGCTGATCTTTGGGTGGTACAAAAAAATACGCTCGGGCCCTATGCAGAATCATCCAGCATCTATGACGACGAATGGCGTGGCATTCAGAGTATGCCCGGAGTCGCGCGTACTGCCAATGTCACTTACCTGACGATGCAGGTCAGGCATGGTGATCGAGATGTGCGTAGCATGATTTCAGGTATTGCTGCAGGGCAGCCCGGTCAACCAGGTTGGCCGCCATATTTAATTGATGGTAGACAAATTACCCGCGGCCACTATGAAGCTGTAGCTGATATAGCAACAGGTTTTAAAGTGGGCGATACGCTACAGATCCGTCGTAATCAATATAAGGTTGTAGGCTTGACTCGCAGGATGGTGTCATCAAACGGTGACCCTATGGTCTTTATTCCCCTTAAAGATGCACAGGAAGCCCAGTTCTTAAAGGACAATGATGCCATCCTCGAGCAACGCCGCCGTAATGCACAAAACCCAGAATTTTCTCAGCCGGGTACGCCGGGATTACTGGAGGCTCTAAATAAATCACAGACCAATAATCCATACGTTAACTCGGTTCTGGTGCAGGTTAAAAATGGCTATTCACCCGAAGAGGTTGCTCAGGCAATCGAAAGGTGGAAGCGATTGACGGTTTATACGCGCGAGGATATGGAAGGCATTCTGATTGGCAAGATGATTGCTACATCGTCAAAACAGATTGGAATGTTTCTTGCGATTTTAGCAGTAGTAAGTGCGGCAATTGTAGCATTTATTATTTACACACTGACATTAGGAAAGATTCGTGAAATTGCAGTGTTGAAATTAATTGGCACCCGCAACCGAACCATTGCCGGCATGATATTACAGCAGGCCATTGCACTAGGAGTCATCGGGTTTGTCGTTGGGAAGATTTCAGCGACCTTTGGTGCACCGGCTTTTCCAAAATATGTGTTGCTGGAACCCATGGACTCGGCAGCAGGGTTTGTTGCTGTGGTCATCATTTGTATTTTATCGAGCATTATTGCCATTCGGGCCGCACTGAAAGTTGATCCGGCAGAAGCGGTGGGAGGTTAG